Sequence from the Corallococcus sp. EGB genome:
CGGCCCAGGTCCTGCCGCTGCAACCACGCGATGTAGTCGCGGAAGGTCGCGCCGCCGCCGCGGGGCAGCGAGCGGCCCTGACCGAAGGCCTCGTACAGGGAGAAGATGCGCCGCAGGAGCAGGCCCACGCTCCAGCCGTCCATCAGCAGGTGGTGGAAGCTCCACACCAGGTGATGCACGCGCGCGTCCACGCGGATGAGCGACATGCGCATGAGCGGCGCGTGCGTGAGCTCCAGGCCCCGCGCCCGGTCCTCCGCCCGGAGGGCCATGAGCCGTGCCTCCTGCTCCTCGGGAGACAGGCCGCGCCAGTCCAGCTCGCGCCAGGGCAGCTCGGCCCGGGCGAGCACCACCTGCAGGGGCCGCTCCAGCCCTTCCCACCGGAACGCGGTGCGCAGCACCGGCTCGGTCGCCACGGCCTCCTGCCACGCGCGGTGGAAGGCCTGCACGTTCAGGGGCGCGTGGAACGAACAGCTCACCTGTTCGAAGTACGCCCCCGACTCCGGCGACAGGATTCCGTGGAAGAGCAAGCCCTCCTGGAGCGGGGACAGCGGATACACGTCATCCACCGCCACGCCGGGCGGCAGGATGCGCTCGAGCGCGTCCGCGGACAGGTTCGCCAGCGGGAAGTCCGCCGGCGTGTAGCGCAGGGCGTCCGGCGTGGCGCGCAGGGCCACCAGGGCCCGCACCGTCTCCAGGCTCGCGCCAGCCAGCGCCTCCACCGTGGCGCGCTGGTGCAGGTGCTCGCTGTAGGTCCACTCCAGGCGCAGGCGCTCGTTCAAGACGCGCGCCCCCACCGACAGCACCTCCGTGCGGAGGGCACAGGGGGCCTTCGCCAACCCCGTGCTCCCGTTCGCGGGCTCCAGCAGCGTCAGCCCCGAAGCCAGGCCGTCGAACTGCCCCAGGTAGTTGAAGGCCACCGGGGGCGCGGGCCACGCGCCCAGCTCGCGCGAGAGGTCGTCCGCGCGCAGGTGGCGCAGCAAGCCGTAGGAAGCGCCCCGGCCAGACACCGTCCGCACCGAGTCACGCACGGCGCGCAGCAGGGCCCCCTCCGAGCCGTGGCCCGCCACGTCCAGCACCACCGGGTACGCCGCGGTGAACCAGCCCACGGTGCGCGACACGTCCACGCCGGGCAGCGCCACGTCGCGGCCGTGCCCCTCCAGCGTGACGCGCACGCGGCCCACGCGCAGGACCTGGCCCAGCGCCCGCGCGACCGCGGCCAGCAACAGCTCGTCCACGCGCGCGCGCCACGCCGTGGGTGCCTCGCGCAGCAGCAGGCGGGTCGTCTGCGCGTCCAACTCCACCGCCACCGTCCGCGCGGAGGCCACGGTGTTCTCGCCGCCGGGGCCGTCCTGCGGCAGAGGCTCCACGGGCACGCGCGCCTGGGTGGCCCAGACCTCGCCTTCCGCGGCGACCGCGTCCGTCGCGGCGTGGGCCTCCAGCCGCTCCGCCCACGTCTTGAACGACGTGGTGCGCGCAGGCAGCGCGGGCGCCAGTCCGTCGCGCAGCGCAAGGTAGGCGGACTCGAAGTCCTCCAGCAGCGTGCGCCAGGACACGCCGTCCACCACGAGATGGTGGATGACCCAGAGCAGCCGGGCGGGCTGCCCCGCGCCCATCGTGAAGAGCACCGCGCGCATGAGCGGCCCCGAGCCCAGCTCCAGGCTGCCCTGGACGCGGGTGGCCACCTGCTCCAGCCGCGCCTCGCGCGCGGCCTCGGGCAGGCCGGACAGGTCCTCGCGCACGAGGAAGGTGACCGCCTCATCGGGTGATCCGTGCTGCTGCGACCATCCCTCGCACGAGCGGGTGAAGCGCAGCCGGAGCGCGTCGTGGTGCCGCCAGAGCGCCCACAGCGCCGCCTCGACGAGCCCCGCGTCCAGGGGCTCGCGCGCTGACAACAGCACCGCCTGGTTGTAGTGCTCCGGCGCGGGCGAGTTCTGCTCCAGGAACCAGCGCTGGATGGGGGTGAGCGGCACGGTCCCGCTCACCGGGCCGGCGTGGGTGGCCTCCGGCGCGGCCTCCAACGTGGCCGCCGCCGCCAGATCGCGCAGCTTCTGGTGCTCGAAGAGCTGTTTGGGCGTCAGCGCCAGTCCGGCCCGCCGCGCCTGCGCGACGACCTGGAGACTGATGATGGAGTCGCCGCCCAGCTCGAAGAAGTTGTCGTCCGCCCCCACCCGCTCCACGCGGAGGATCTGCTGCCAGAGCGACGCGAGCAGCCGCTCCGCGGGCGTGGAGGGCTCCGCGAACGGGGCCTCCTCGCGCGCCAGGCGTCCACCGAGCTCCGGCAGCGCGCTCCGGTCCACCTTTCCGTTGGGCGACAGCGGCAGCGCGTCCAGCACCACGAACGCCGACGGCACCATGTGCTCCGGCAGACGCCGCCGCAGCCCTTCGCGCAGCGACGCTTCGTCAGGGGCCGCGCCCTCGAAGGGCACCACGTAGCCCACCAGCCGGCGCACTCCGGACGCCTCCTCGCGCACCGTCGCCGCCGCGGCCTGGACGCCGGACTGCGCGCCCAGCACGGCCTCCACCTCCTCCAGTTCGACGCGGAAGCCGCGCACCTTCACCTGCGTGTCCGAACGGCCCAGGAACTCCAGGGCCCCGCTCTCCAGCCAGCGCACCCGGTCGCCCGTGCGGTACATGCGCGCGCCCGGCTCGGGGGCGAAGGGGTCGGGCAGGAAGCGCTCCGCGGTGAGCGACGGGAGGCCCAGATAGCCACGGCCCACGCCCGCGCCTCCCACGTACAGCTCGCCCGGGACGCCCGGCGCGACCGGCTCGAGCGCCGGGGACAGGACGTACACGCTCACGTTGGCCAGCGGCCCGCCAATGGTCACCCGGTCCGCCGACAGCGGCTGATCCGTCAACGTGGCGCACACGGTGATCTCCGTGGGGCCATAGGCGTTGATGAAGCGGCGGCCCTGCGACCAGCGCCGCACCACCTCCGGAGGGCAGGCCTCGCCCGCGGAGATGACGGTCCTGAGCGTCGCGAGCCCCTCCGGCGACTGCTGCGCGAGCACCGACGGCGTCAGCGTCACGGTGGTGATGGCCTGCTCCGTCAGCGTCCGCTCCAGCGCGGGCCCCGGCAGCAGCGCATCCCTCGGCGCGAGGACCAGGCACGCACCGGACAGGAGCGTGGAGAAGACCTCGCACACGCCCGCGTCGAAGCTGCTGGAGGCGAACTGCAGCACGCGGCTGTCCGGGTGGACGCCGTGCGCGCGGCCCACCGCTACGGCCGTATTGCAGAGGCCTCCATGCGTCAGCAGCGTGCCCTTGGGCCTGCCCGTGGAGCCCGAAGTGTAGATGACGTACGCCAGGTGTCCGGCCGCGCCCGCGTCCTCCAGCGGCGTCGCCGGCAGCCGCCCCAACCGGGCGGCGTCCTCGTCCAGGCACACGAGGTGGGCGCCCGTCGCCGGCAGCTCGTCCGCGAGCTCCGAACGGGTCACCACGACGGGCACCGAGGAGTCCTGGAGCATGAAGTTCAGGCGGTCACTCGGGTATGCCGGATCCAACGGCACGAAGGCGCCACCGGCCTTGAGCGTTGCCAGCATCGCGACCACCAGCTCCGGCGAGCGCTCCAGACAGATGCCCACGCGCGTCTCCAACCCCACGCCCTGCGCCCGCAGGTGGCGAGCGAGCACGTTGGACCGCGCCTCCAGCTCGCGGTAGCTCACCTCCTGTCCCTCGAAGCGCAGCGCCGGCTCGCCACCGCGGGCCGCGACCACGGCCTCGAAGCGGCGGTGGACCCGCGAGGGCCCACCGAAGGGAAGCGACGCCGTGTTCCAGGCCCCCAGGACCTGGGCCCGCTCCGCCTTCGTGAGCAGCGGCAGCGCCTCCAGCGCGCTGTCGGGCCGGGCCAGGGCGCCTTCCAGCAGCGTGCGCAGGTGCTCCTGCATGCGCGCCACCGTCGCCGCGTCGAAGAGGTCGGTGCTGTACTCCCAGAGGCCGGACAGGCCTTCCGCCGTGTCACTGAAGGCCACGGTGAGGTCGAACTTCGACGCGCCCGGGTCAATGGACTCCACCCGAAGGGACACGCCTGGCAACGACAGCTCCGCGTCACGCGCGTTCTGGAAGATGAGCTTGACCTGGAACAGCGGCGACGCGCCCAGGCTGCGCTCCGGGTTCAGGTCGCGCACCAACTCCTCGAAGGGCAGGTCCTGGTGGGCATAGGCGCCCAGCGCGGCCTCGCGCACCTGGCCCAGCAATGCCCGGAACGGCAGCACCGGCGTGGGGCGGGTGCGAAGCACCACCTGGTTGACGAAGAAGCCGACCAGGGCCTCGGTCTCCGCGTGGTGCCGGTTCGCGATGTCCGTGCCCACCAGCAGGTCGGTGCGGCCGGTGTAGCGGTGCAGCAGCGCCTGGAAGGCCGCCATCAGCACCATGAACGGCGTGGCGCCCTCGCGCAGCGCGAGCTGCCGCACGGCCTCCGCGGTGGCGCGAGGCAGCACGTGCGTGGCCTGGGCCCCCTGCGACGTGCGCACCTTCGGACGGTGGCGGGCCAGGGGCAGGTCCAGCACCCGGGGCGCGTCGTGGAGCTGCTCGCGCCACCAGGAGAGCTGCGCCTCCCGCACCTCTCCCTGGAGCCAGCCGCGCTGCCATACGGCGTGGTCGGCGTACTGCACGGTGAGCTCCGGCAGACCTGAAGCAGCGCCGCGCGTGAAGGCGCCGTACAGCGCGCCCAGCTCCCGGACGAGCACGCCCAGCGACCAGCCGTCCGCGACGATGTGGTGCAGCACCAGCACCAGCACGTGCCGGTCGTCTTCCAGCGCCAGCAGCGACATGCGCACGGGCGGGCCCCCGACCAGGTCGAAGGGCCGCGACGCTTCCTCGCGCGCCCACGCACGGGCCCGCGCATCGCGCCCATCCGGGCCGGCGTCACGCAGGTCGACGTGCGTCAGCGCGCGTGCAGGCGCCGGCGCGACGCGCTGGAACGCGCCGTCCGGCGTCTCGTGGAAGGTCGTGCGCAGGACCTCGTGGCGCTGGAGGATCTCCGCCAGGGAGCGCTCCAGGGCCTCGGCATCGAGCGCCCCTTCCAACCAGAGCATGGCGGGCACGTTGTAGAGCGCGTTGCCTGGCTCCAGCCGGTCGAGGAACCACAAGCGCTGCTGCGCGAACGACAGCGGCAGCGGCCGGTCCCGAGGCACGGAGACGACCGGGGGCCGCACGGCATCCGCGCCCGTGCGCGACAACGCCTCCAGCCGCCTCGCGAGCGCGCCCAGCTTGGGCGTCTCGAACAACGCGCGCAGGGGCAGGTCCACCTGGAAGACCGACCGGATGCGGGACACCGCCCGGGTGGCCAGCAGCGAGTGTCCCCCGCGCTCGAAGAAGTCATCGCCAGGCCCCACGTCGCTCACGCCCAGCACCTGCGACCACACGGAGGCGAGCAGCGCCTCGTAGGGGGTCCCCGGCGCGGCGGGCTCCGCGCGCGCGAGCGCGGCCGGCTCCGGCAAGGCGCGACGGTCCACCTTGCCGTTGGGGGTCAGCGGCAGGGTCTCCAGCACGACCACCGCGGAAGGCACCAGGTACGACGGCAGCCGCTCCTCCAGGAACGTCTTGAGGAGGTCGGGGGCCAGCTGCCCGCCGGAGGCCGGTACGGCGTACGCCACGAGCCGCCGCTCCCCGCCGTTCGCGTCGCGAACGACCACCACCGCCTCGCGGATGGCCGGGTGCTGCTTGAGCACCGCCTCCACCTCGCCGGGCTCCACGCGGAAGCCGCGCACCTTGAGCTGGTCGTCCTCGCGGCCCAGGAACACGATGGCGCCATCCGGTCCCAGCCGCGCACGGTCACCCGTGCGGTACATGCGCTCGCCTGGCGCCTTCGCGAACGGCGACGGGATGAAGCGTTCGGCGGTCAGCTCCGGCCGGCCCAGGTACCCCCGGCCCACCGTGCCGCCCGCGATGTAGAGCCCACCCGCGACGCCCGGGGGCACCGGGCGCAGCCCCGCGTCCAGGACGTAGGCACGCACCTCCGGCAGCGGCCGGCCCAGCGGGACGACGACCGGGCGATCCTCCAGCGCCAGCGCGGAGGCTGGCAGCGTGAGCACGCCCACCGTGGTCTCCGTGGGGCCGTAGTGGTTGAACACCGCGCAGCCCGGCACCCGCGAACGCACCTGATCCACGAGCGCCCAATCGGACGACTCGCCGCCGAGCACCAGCCAGCGGCGGGGCAACAGCCGCTCCGGCGACTCCGACGCCAGCAGCGCCCGCAGGTGCGACGGGACGATCTTCAACCCCTCGACACCGTGCCGGGTGAAATACGCGCCCAGCGCCGCCGGGTCGGACGCAGTCTCGGTGTCCACCAGGTGCAGGGTTCCGCCCTGGGCCAGCGTCGGGAAGAGCGCGGTGTGCCCCAGGTCCGCCGCCAGCGTGGAGACGGACGCGAATGACGCGCCCGGCGTCAGGCCCAGGCGCCGAACGAGACCGCGCACGTAGCGCACGATCTGGCGGTGCTCGATGCCCACGCTGCGAGGCCGACCCGTGGAGCCCGAGGTGAAGATGACGTAGGCCAGGTTCGACGGCACCGCGCCACGGGCGGGCGGCGCCTCCGCCGGGAATGCCGCGAACGGCGCGTCCCCACCGTCCAGGAGCACGATCCGGCCGGGGTGGCCATCGAAGCGCGAGGCCAGCTCGCGGAGCGTCACCACCACGTCCACTTGCGCCTCGTCGAGCATCAGGCGCAACCGCTCGCCAGGGTTCGCGGGGTCCAGCGGCACGTAGGCGCCGCCCGCCTTGAGGATGCCCAGCAGACCGCGCATCGCGTCGGCGCGCCGGTCCACGCAGAGGCCCACTCGGGTATCAGGGCCCACGCCCATCGCGCGCAGCGCTCCCGCGAGCTGGTTCGCGCCCGCGTCCAGCGCCAGGTACGTCAGCGACTGGCCTCCGCCCACCACCGCCACGGCGTCCGGCACGCGGGCCGCCTGCGCCTCGAAGAGCGCATGCAGGCAGGAGTCGTCACCCGCCTCCAGCCGCTCATCGGGCCAGGCCTCCAGCACCGAACGGCGCGCCTCGTCGTCCAGGAGCGGCAGCGCGTCCACGCGCGTTCCGGGCTGGACCGTGGCCGCCTCCAGCAGGGTGTGCCAGTGCCGGACCATCCGCTCGGTGCTCGCGCGGTGGAAGAGGTCGGCGGCGCTGATCAGCGTGCCGGTGAAGCCCTCCGCGGTTTCGGACAGGTTCAGCGACAGGTCGAACTTCACCGCGCCGGAGTCCAGCGGCACCGCCCGCAGGGCCAGCCCCGGCAGCTTCAGCTCGGGCAGCGAGTCCTGCTGGAAGGCGAGCATCACCTGGAACAGCGGGTGCCGTGAGAGATCCCGCGCCGGCTGCAACGCCTCCACCAGCTTCTCGAACGGCACGTCCTGGTGCGCGTACGCTCCCAGCGTCGTCTCCCTCACCTGCCCCAGCAGCTCCCGGAAGCTCCCTCCTCCCTCCACCCTCGTCCGCAGCACCAGCGTGTTCACGAAGAAGCCGATCAGCCCCTCCGTCTCCGCTCGCTGCCTCCCCGCGATCGGCGTTCCCACGCTCACGTCGTCCTGCCCCGCGTGCCTCGCCAGCACCACCTGCCACGCCGCCAGCAGCACCATGAACGGCGTCACGCCTTCCTTGCGCGCCAGCTCCTTCACCGCGTCAGACAGCGGTCGCGACAGGCTGGCGTCCACGGTGTGGGCACGGAATGTGGGGTTCACCGGCCGGGGCTTGTCGGTGGGCAGCTCCAGCGCCGCGGGCGCCCCCGCCAGCCGCTCCCTCCACCACCCCAACTGCTCCTCCAGCGCTCCGCCTTCCAGCCACTCCCGCTGCCACGCCGCCCAGTCCGCGTACTGCACCTCCAGCGCGTCCTCTTTCCCCTCGGCCCCCTTCACCTTCGCCTCGTACGCCCTCCCGACCTCACGCACCATCACGCCCATCGACCAGCCGTCCGACACGATGTGGTGCATCACCACCACCAGCACATGCTCCCCTTCCCCCTCCTTCACCAGCAGGGCCCGCATCAGCGGCCCCTTCTCCAGGTCGAAGGAACGCACCGCCTCCTCCCGGGCCAGCCGCGCCGTCTCCTCCGCCCGGTCCTCCCGCCCGCTCACGTCCACCCGCGCCAACGTCACTGGGAGGTCGGCGTGGATGCGCTGCGCGGGAACGCCGTCGCGTGAGACGAAGGTCGTGCGCAGTGTTTCGTGGCGCCGCACCAGCACATCCAGCGCGTACTGAAGCGCCGGCACGTCGAGCGCTCCCACCAGCCGGACCGCGACGGGGATGTGATACGCGGGGCTGCCGCGCACGAGCGCATCCAGGAACCACAGCCGCTGCTGCGCGAAGGACAGGGCGGGCATCTCCTCGCGGTTGCGCGGCGCCAACGCCAACGGCGCCAGGGCTGCGGAGCCCGCGCGGTGCGCGAGCACCCGTCCGGCCAGCTCCGCCACGGTGGGCCCCCGCAACAGCGCCTCCATCGGGAGGACGACGCCCAGGCCCTTCTCGATGTCGTGGCTCAGCTCCACCGCCGCCAGCGAATCCAGGCCCAGCCGGGTGATGGGCTCCGTGGTGGAAACCTCCTCGGGACGGACGCGCAGCCGGGCCGCGACCTGGCTCCTCAGCCAGGCCCCCATCGACTCGACGGTGCTCCCCGGCGCGGCGTCCTCGTGGACGTCCGCCCGCGCGTCGAGCACGCCGCCCTCCTTCCACTGCGTGACGACGCGCAGCGAGCCGTCGAGGAAGCTCTCGCGGCACGCGCGCCGCTGGATCTTCCCACTGGACGTCTTCGGAACGCTTCCCGGCTCCACCAGGAGCACCGCGTGGGGCTGGAGCTCATGCTCCTCGCTGAGCGCCTGGCGCACCGCCGCCAGCACCGGCGCCAGGTCCACGCCGTCGCGCAGGCTGACCTCATGGACCTGGACCAGGCGCTCCTCGCCCGCGACGTCGACGCTGAACGCCGCCCCGGAGCCCGGGCGGATCGCCGGGTGCGCGCGCTCCGCCGTCAGCTCCAGGTCCTGCGGGTAGTGGTTGCGACCACGCAGGATGATGAGATCCTTGCGCCGTCCGGTGACGTACAGCTCCCCGTCCACGACGAAGCCCAGGTCGCCCGTGCGCAGGAAGGGGCCCTCGCCCGTGCCCGCGAGCCGCGCCTGGAAGGCCTCCTCGGTCGGCTCGGGCCGCTGCCAGTAGCCCTGCGCGATGCTGGGGCCGCGCAGCCAGATCTCGCCCACCTCACCGTCGGCGCGAGGCGCGCGCGCCTCCGGGTCGACGATGATCAACGACTGGTCCGGCACGGACCGGCCACAGCCGACCAGCTCACGCGCGCCCGGCGTGCCTGGCTCCACGCGCACCGCCCGGGACCGCGCCAGCGCCTCCGGCTCCAGCGTGAGCGCCGAGGCGCCCGCGCCCTGCACCACTCCCGTGGCGATCAGCGTGCCTTCCGCAAGTCCGTAGCAGGGGTAGAGCGACGGGGCCCGGAAGCCCTGGGGCCCGAAGGCGCGGGTGAAGCGCTCCAGCGTCTCCGTCCGGATGGGCTCCGCGCCACAGAAGGCCACGTCCCACGAGGACAGGTCCAGCCGCGCCCGGTCCTCCTCGGAGATGCGCCGCGCGCAGAGATCGAACGCGAAGTTGGGGCCACCGCTGATGGTGCCCTGGTACTGGGAGATGGCCTCCAGCCAGACGAGCGGGCGGCGCAGGAACGTGAGCGGCGACATCAACGCGACCGGGAACCCGCCGTGCAGCGGCTCCAGGATGCCGCCGATGAGCCCCATGTCATGGTACGGCGGCAGCCAGATGACCCCCACGCTGTCGGCGCTCGCCCGGAAGCTGCGGTGGATGGCGCCCAGGTTGTGCAACAGGTTGCCGTGCGTGAGCATCACGCCCTTGGGAGTCCCCGTGGAGCCGGACGTGTACTGGAGGAACGCCAGCGTGTCCGGGCGCGCCACGGGCGGGCGCCAGCCGTCCTCGCCTCCGGGATCCAGCGCATCCGTGGCGGCCCAGAACAGCCCGTTCAGCTCCGGCGCCTGCTCCGTGAGGAACTCCTTCATCGACAGGATGAAGGACGTGGTCAGCACCACCGACGCGCGCGAGTCCTCGATGATGGCGCGCAACCGGGGCAGCGTGCGCTCCAGGCGCGAGGGATCCGGCGGATACGCCGGCACCGCCACCAGCCCCGCGTAGAGGCAGCCGAAGAAGCCCGCGACGTAGTCGAGCCCCGGCGGATACAGCAGCACCGCCCGCGCGCCGGGCTCGACGCCCGCCAGCGCCACCGCGATGCGCCGCGCGGACATGTCCAGCTCGGCGTGAGTCCAGGACGCCTCGACTTCGCCCGTGTCCCCCAGGAAGGTGTATCGGGAGCCGCCAGCCACCTCGGCGCCCCGCTGCCGCAGCAGGTCCACCAGAGACGCGAACGGAGGCGACGTGGTAAAACCTGAAATAGACGACGGTCGAGCAGATACCGAGTTCATTCAAGTGCTAGAAATAACTGCATTTCCAAGTTTCCAATAGAGGTTTTGATTTATTGCGAAAGCAATGAATCAGGACATCCAGGGTCCAGATCCACTCGGCTGGAGAACTGAAGCGGGAAAGAGGCTGCTCCGTCCGCGCGGCGCGCCACGCCGAGGCTTCGCTCCGGCCGTGGAGCAGCGGTCATGCGGGGCGAGCACTCTTCGCGGCCCCTGGGGCGCGGCGCGGAGGAACACACGCGCGCCCCCTCTCCTCCACGGACGGACCAGGACTGTCGGAGTGTTGTCCCTCGCAGTATAAGTTCGCAGGTTTCCGCGAGCCCCCTCCGGCCGGGACACCTCGGAGGCCGCATGGCCACAATCCTCTTCGCGCCGCTTCCGCTCGCAGGGCACATCAACCCCACCCTGAAGCTGGCGAAGATGCTCCGGGCCCGCGGGCACCGGGTGATCTACTGCTCCCTGCCGGATGTGGAGGCCGCGCTCCAGGGGGAAGGCTTTGAGTTCGTCCCTGTCTTCACGTCCATCTTTCCCAAGGGGCTGGTGGCGGAGATGACAGCCAGGGCGGCCCATTCACGCGGCCGCGAGCTGCGCGTCCTGGCGCGGGAGCACATCCAGCGCCGAAACGCGGTGCTCCAGGCCACCCTGGACGGCGAATACGACCGGCTGCTGGACGTCCTCCGTCCGGACCTCGTGCTCTGTGATGACCGGGTCATCGACCTGCCCATCGTGTGCCATGGCCACGGGGTTCCCGTAGCGCGGCTGAACACCACCCTTCCCCAGCACCTGGTGCACCTGCTGCCGACGAGCCGCGGCAAGCCCCTCGTCAGCGCGCTCGCGCCCGTGCTGCGCCCGCTCGAGCTCCTGCTCGGACGCGCGGGCCTGGTGCCGCGCTTCCAGGAGTTCCACCGCCAGTTGGCGCGCAAGCACGGCTGCCCGATGGAGCCCGTGGACTTCCCTCCCTTCCGGCTCCCGCTGCTGCGGGACGTGGTGCTCTTTCCCCGGGAGTTCGCGACGCTGGTCCCCACGGACGGCCGCGCGCCGGTGCTCCACCTGGGGCCAGCCATCGACCTGGAGCGCCAGGAGCCGGAGTTCCCCTGGGAGCGGCTCCAGGAGGACCGGCCCCTGATCTTCTTCTCCCTGGGCACGCTGGCCTCCTCCGACCTGGCCCGTCAGGTGCTGCGGTCGGTGCGCGAGGCGGCGGCGATGCGGCCGGAGTGGCAGTTCGTCCTCGCCGTGGGGACCGTGCTCGACCCGGCGGAGTTCGACGGAGGGCCCGCGCGGACGGTGGCCGTGCGGAAGGCGCCCCAGCTCCAGTTGCTGCGCAAGGCCGCGGCGATGATCACCCATGGCGGGTTCAACAGCGTGAAGGAGTGCATCTACTTCGGCGTCCCCATGGTCGCGCTCCCCATGAAGGATGATCAGCCGGAGGTCACGCGGCTCGTCGTGCACCACGGGCTCGGTGTCCAGGGCTCCGTGAAGCGCCTGACGCCGGGCGCGCTGCTGTCGCTGCTGGACGCCGTGGTGGGAAGCGAGCCTCATGCCCGGGCGCTGGCGAGGATGGGCCATGGGTTCCGCGAGGCGGAGGCAGCGCTGGCCAGCCTCGAGCAGTTGCTGCCCGGGGCCCCGCCCGCGAGCAAACGGGCGGGCTGAAACCGGGCGTCACGCCACCTCCACGCGAGGCCCGCGCTGGCCCCGGGCGATGGTCTCCGCGGCCCGGAGCGACAGGGCGATGATGGTGAGCGTGGTGTTGACCGCCCCCGCGCTGGGGATGCTGGACGCGTCCAGCACATACAGGTTGTCGGTGCCATGGACGCGGCAGTCCGCATCCAACACCGACGTCGCGGGGTCCACCCCCATCCGCGCCGTCCCGACCGTGTGCCAGGGCGCATCGAAGTGCTCGGAGGCGTGAACCCAGCGAAACCCCGCCTTGTGAAACAGCGAGACGGCGGTCCGCCGCAGCTTCCGGTACGTGTCGCGGCTGGGCCTGGGCTGGTGGACCCGGGAGATCCCCTCCCCGTCGAAGTCAAACCCTGACTCCAGGGTGCCCACCGCCTCCGTCATCAACAGACACACCAGGCTGCGGCGCGCGACGAACTTCACGAACGGGGCCGTGAGCGGATGCACGTGCTGCCAGATGGGAATCTGGCCGGTCGCCTGGATGACGCCCAACGGATAGGGCCAGTCCTCCGCCGGTCCATAGAAGGCGTTGATGGCGAAGGTCTTCTGGTGGAGCTCCGGAATGGGGCGCAAGCCGAGGAAGGGGAAGATGAAGCCGCTCGTGTGACCGGCCAGATACCGGCCGAGCGCGCCCCGGGCGTTCCCAATGCCTTTCGGATGCGCGTCGTTGCGTGAACGCCAGAGGAGCAGCGGAGTCTCCCTGACGCCCGCGCTCACGACGACGACGTCCGCGTGCACGGTGACCTCCTCGCTTCCGCGGCGCAGCAGGACTCCGGTGGCGCGGCGGCCATCTGGCGTGGTCAGCACCTTGAGGCAGTCCGTGCCCGTGCACAGGTCCACCCGGCCCGTCTTGAGCGCGGGCCGCAGCGCGGCGACCTCCGCGTCCATCTTCGCGTCGCGGTGGCAGAAGTAGCCGTCACACGTCGAGCACAGGACGCACCGGCCCTGGGGCCCCCGGTCCACGCCCTTGGGGATGTAGCCAACGGGAACGCCGCAGCCCTGGAGCCGCTTCACCACGTCCGCGATGAAGGGCTCGTGCTCGATGGGCCCGAAGGGAAAGGGCCTGGAGCGAGGCGGCTCGGAGGGATCGCCTTCCGGCGAGCCGTGGACCGAATAGAGCCGCTCGCCCTCGTCGTAATAGGGCTCCAGGTCGGCGTAGGAGAAAGGCCAGGCCGTGGACTCTCCATGCTCCGTCGGCCTGGCGCGGAAGTCGTCCTCGCGCAGCCGGTAGAGCGCCGCGCCGTAGAACTTGGACTCGCCGCCCACGTTGTAGCGGATTCCCCGCCGCTGGTAGTCCGCGATGAACGTCGTCTGCTGCTCG
This genomic interval carries:
- a CDS encoding glycosyltransferase → MATILFAPLPLAGHINPTLKLAKMLRARGHRVIYCSLPDVEAALQGEGFEFVPVFTSIFPKGLVAEMTARAAHSRGRELRVLAREHIQRRNAVLQATLDGEYDRLLDVLRPDLVLCDDRVIDLPIVCHGHGVPVARLNTTLPQHLVHLLPTSRGKPLVSALAPVLRPLELLLGRAGLVPRFQEFHRQLARKHGCPMEPVDFPPFRLPLLRDVVLFPREFATLVPTDGRAPVLHLGPAIDLERQEPEFPWERLQEDRPLIFFSLGTLASSDLARQVLRSVREAAAMRPEWQFVLAVGTVLDPAEFDGGPARTVAVRKAPQLQLLRKAAAMITHGGFNSVKECIYFGVPMVALPMKDDQPEVTRLVVHHGLGVQGSVKRLTPGALLSLLDAVVGSEPHARALARMGHGFREAEAALASLEQLLPGAPPASKRAG
- a CDS encoding GMC oxidoreductase — translated: MSWVKSGYDVVIIGSGPGGSTLAQGLARRDCNVLVVEQGEYLKPDPARSEQQTTFIADYQRRGIRYNVGGESKFYGAALYRLREDDFRARPTEHGESTAWPFSYADLEPYYDEGERLYSVHGSPEGDPSEPPRSRPFPFGPIEHEPFIADVVKRLQGCGVPVGYIPKGVDRGPQGRCVLCSTCDGYFCHRDAKMDAEVAALRPALKTGRVDLCTGTDCLKVLTTPDGRRATGVLLRRGSEEVTVHADVVVVSAGVRETPLLLWRSRNDAHPKGIGNARGALGRYLAGHTSGFIFPFLGLRPIPELHQKTFAINAFYGPAEDWPYPLGVIQATGQIPIWQHVHPLTAPFVKFVARRSLVCLLMTEAVGTLESGFDFDGEGISRVHQPRPSRDTYRKLRRTAVSLFHKAGFRWVHASEHFDAPWHTVGTARMGVDPATSVLDADCRVHGTDNLYVLDASSIPSAGAVNTTLTIIALSLRAAETIARGQRGPRVEVA